In Priestia megaterium NBRC 15308 = ATCC 14581, the following proteins share a genomic window:
- a CDS encoding aspartate aminotransferase family protein: MSKDWSHLFERMPELLAPTMAKDHPNLPVVKEEGCYYYGLDGKEYLDFTSGIATTNVGHRHPKVVKAIKDGADQLLHGPSGVIMYESILKLADELGKVTPGNLDCFFFGNSGTEAIEGALKLARHVTKRPYVISFLGCFHGRSMGALSVTTSKSKYRQFQQPSGLTYQIPYANPKECPAELDSDVYFPEKLEKDFEILFKHQVTPEEVAAVILEPVLGEGGYIIPPKSWMKKLREICDRHGILLIFDEVQTGFGRTGEWFAGQTFDVVPDIMAIAKGIASGIPLSATVASQELMKQWPLGTHSTTFGGNPIGCSAALATLEVMKEEQLLDNTRKMGAYALEKLHLLKAKHSVIGDIRGLGLMIGIEIVNPDTGEGDGDALFEILDLALEKGVLFYFCGNASEVIRMVPPLTVTKEQIDAGIRMLDEAITSFEKKSAVKA, from the coding sequence ATGTCAAAAGATTGGAGTCACTTATTTGAAAGAATGCCTGAATTGCTAGCACCGACGATGGCTAAAGACCATCCGAATTTGCCCGTTGTGAAAGAAGAAGGATGCTATTATTATGGATTGGATGGTAAAGAATATCTCGATTTTACTTCTGGAATCGCTACGACAAATGTAGGACACAGACATCCGAAAGTAGTAAAAGCAATCAAAGACGGAGCAGATCAATTATTGCACGGTCCTTCAGGTGTTATTATGTACGAATCGATATTAAAGTTAGCGGATGAGTTAGGAAAAGTAACGCCGGGCAATTTAGACTGCTTTTTCTTTGGAAATAGTGGCACCGAAGCAATTGAAGGAGCCTTGAAATTAGCGAGACATGTCACAAAGCGTCCGTATGTTATTTCTTTTTTAGGATGTTTTCATGGCCGCTCGATGGGAGCTTTAAGTGTTACAACCTCGAAAAGCAAATATAGACAATTTCAGCAGCCTTCGGGACTGACGTATCAAATTCCATATGCCAATCCAAAAGAGTGCCCTGCGGAGCTAGACAGCGATGTGTACTTTCCTGAAAAGCTTGAAAAAGATTTTGAAATACTCTTTAAGCACCAAGTCACGCCTGAAGAAGTGGCGGCCGTTATTTTGGAACCAGTATTAGGAGAAGGCGGCTATATTATTCCTCCGAAAAGTTGGATGAAGAAATTAAGAGAGATTTGTGATCGTCATGGAATATTACTTATTTTCGATGAAGTCCAAACAGGGTTTGGCCGTACCGGCGAATGGTTTGCTGGACAAACGTTTGATGTCGTGCCAGATATTATGGCTATAGCAAAAGGAATTGCTTCTGGAATTCCGCTTAGTGCAACGGTAGCTTCTCAAGAATTAATGAAGCAGTGGCCCCTTGGCACACATAGTACAACATTTGGAGGAAATCCTATTGGATGTTCAGCAGCCCTTGCAACTCTTGAAGTGATGAAAGAAGAACAACTGCTTGATAACACAAGAAAAATGGGCGCTTATGCGTTAGAAAAGCTGCATCTTTTAAAGGCCAAACATTCAGTTATTGGGGATATCCGTGGTTTAGGGCTTATGATTGGAATTGAAATTGTTAATCCGGATACGGGAGAAGGAGATGGAGACGCCTTATTTGAGATTCTGGACTTAGCTTTAGAAAAAGGCGTGTTATTTTATTTTTGCGGAAATGCAAGTGAAGTTATTCGTATGGTACCTCCGCTTACTGTAACAAAAGAACAGATAGATGCCGGCATTCGTATGCTAGATGAGGCTATTACTTCTTTTGAGAAAAAGTCAGCTGTAAAAGCGTGA